A window of Haloarcula sp. H-GB4 contains these coding sequences:
- a CDS encoding nitric-oxide reductase large subunit: protein MKLKRKTIAKVIAAAFVFNLIVMGAGAWIAYQEAPPIPEQVVGPDGETFVTGEDIRDGKKAFQKDGLMNHGSILGNGAYYGADYTADSLELKTQHMRTYYAEERYGTEYESLSTAEQAAVNDDVKQDLSGEYEGGNIEYSAAELYAHQQVRQEYVERYHEGSHERGVPEGMIDSEADARQFADFAMWTAWFSHTDRPGGDHSYTNDWPYEPAAGNDATGAAMTWSVIAMVLLVAAAGGGIWLYQSVSLPEPSAGDLSVPEPGDVSIFPSQRAALRFIPVAAGLFLAQVLLGGLLAHFYIERAGFFGVEEIFGVPILQLLPFAIAKTWHIDLGILWIAATWLGAGLFLPPLLTGHEPKRQSTYINILLGAIVVVTVGGLGGIWLGSHGYFGDLWWIVGNEGLEYLEVGKLWQVGLFVGFGLWAVLSIRGLKPLLDREPVFGLAHMILYAGGSIALLFTAGFFFTPETNIAVTEFWRWWVVHMWVEGAFEFFIVAIIGLTLVSMNLLSRRSAEKAVMLQALLVMSTGVIGVSHHYWWVGMPDMWVPIGSVFSTLELLPLVFILYEALGQYRAMSETGGFPYKLPFMFIIASGIWNFVGAGVLGFFINLPLINYYEHGTYLTVGHAHAAMFGAFGFLALGMVTYMLQLAIKPGRWDGSWLRAAFWCWNVGLALMVFVSVLPVGFLQLEAAFTGSYAAARSVAFYNQPLVQTLFWARLPGDTLIILGTAIYAADLIRKRFVLRRSEDDPTVEDMAVAEGVMSDD, encoded by the coding sequence ATGAAACTCAAACGCAAAACGATCGCGAAGGTGATCGCCGCCGCGTTCGTCTTCAACCTCATCGTCATGGGGGCCGGCGCGTGGATCGCATATCAGGAAGCGCCACCCATCCCAGAACAGGTTGTCGGACCCGACGGCGAGACGTTCGTCACGGGTGAGGACATCCGTGACGGCAAGAAGGCGTTTCAGAAGGACGGGCTGATGAACCACGGTTCGATTCTCGGGAACGGCGCGTACTACGGCGCGGACTACACCGCTGACTCGCTGGAGTTGAAAACCCAGCATATGCGGACGTACTACGCCGAGGAACGCTACGGGACTGAGTACGAATCGCTCTCGACGGCCGAACAGGCCGCCGTCAATGACGACGTGAAGCAGGACCTCAGTGGGGAGTATGAGGGCGGAAACATCGAGTACTCCGCCGCAGAGCTGTACGCCCACCAGCAGGTCCGTCAGGAATACGTCGAACGATATCACGAAGGAAGCCACGAACGGGGCGTTCCCGAGGGGATGATCGACTCCGAAGCCGACGCCCGACAGTTCGCTGACTTCGCCATGTGGACGGCGTGGTTCTCCCACACCGACCGCCCGGGCGGCGACCACTCCTACACGAACGACTGGCCGTACGAACCCGCCGCCGGTAACGACGCGACCGGCGCGGCAATGACCTGGAGCGTCATCGCGATGGTCCTCCTCGTCGCCGCCGCCGGTGGCGGCATCTGGCTGTACCAGTCTGTCAGTCTCCCGGAACCGTCCGCCGGCGACCTCTCGGTTCCCGAGCCGGGCGACGTGAGCATCTTCCCCAGCCAGCGGGCAGCCTTGCGGTTCATCCCGGTTGCCGCCGGATTGTTCCTCGCACAGGTGTTGCTCGGTGGGTTACTCGCTCACTTCTACATTGAACGAGCCGGCTTCTTCGGCGTCGAGGAAATATTCGGCGTCCCGATCCTCCAGCTACTGCCTTTTGCCATAGCGAAGACCTGGCACATCGACCTGGGCATTCTCTGGATTGCCGCGACGTGGCTCGGCGCAGGACTGTTCCTCCCGCCGCTGCTGACCGGCCACGAGCCCAAGCGCCAGTCGACGTACATCAACATCCTACTCGGAGCTATCGTCGTCGTCACCGTCGGCGGCCTCGGCGGTATCTGGCTCGGCTCGCACGGTTACTTCGGTGATCTCTGGTGGATCGTCGGCAACGAGGGGCTGGAGTACCTCGAAGTCGGGAAGCTCTGGCAGGTCGGGCTGTTCGTCGGCTTCGGCCTGTGGGCCGTCCTCTCGATTCGAGGCCTGAAGCCGCTGCTGGACCGCGAGCCGGTGTTCGGTCTTGCGCATATGATCCTGTACGCCGGCGGCTCCATCGCCCTGCTGTTTACCGCCGGGTTCTTCTTCACCCCCGAGACCAACATCGCCGTCACGGAGTTCTGGCGCTGGTGGGTCGTCCACATGTGGGTCGAAGGAGCCTTCGAGTTCTTCATCGTCGCCATCATCGGGCTGACGCTGGTGTCGATGAACCTGCTTAGCCGTCGCAGTGCCGAGAAGGCAGTCATGCTTCAGGCCTTGTTGGTCATGAGTACGGGCGTCATTGGCGTCTCCCACCACTACTGGTGGGTCGGGATGCCCGATATGTGGGTCCCCATCGGGAGCGTGTTCTCGACGCTGGAACTGCTCCCGCTGGTGTTCATCCTCTACGAGGCGCTGGGCCAGTACCGGGCGATGTCCGAGACTGGCGGATTCCCCTACAAACTCCCGTTCATGTTCATCATCGCCAGCGGGATCTGGAACTTCGTCGGGGCCGGCGTGCTCGGGTTCTTCATCAACCTCCCGCTGATCAACTACTACGAGCACGGCACCTACCTCACGGTCGGCCACGCCCACGCTGCGATGTTCGGAGCGTTCGGCTTCCTCGCGCTGGGGATGGTCACCTACATGCTCCAGCTCGCTATCAAACCCGGTCGCTGGGACGGGTCCTGGCTCCGGGCGGCGTTCTGGTGTTGGAACGTCGGCCTCGCACTGATGGTGTTCGTCTCCGTCCTGCCCGTGGGCTTCCTCCAGCTGGAGGCGGCGTTCACCGGCAGCTACGCCGCAGCCCGGAGCGTGGCGTTCTACAACCAGCCGCTCGTCCAGACGCTGTTCTGGGCACGGCTCCCCGGTGACACGCTCATCATCCTCGGGACGGCTATCTACGCAGCCGACCTGATCCGCAAGCGGTTCGTCCTCCGGAGATCCGAGGATGACCCCACGGTTGAGGACATGGCCGTCGCAGAGGGCGTGATGAGCGACGACTGA
- a CDS encoding helix-turn-helix domain-containing protein produces the protein MAEEQSIEEILDTIGDQHARRVLAAISREPQSAKELAEECDLSLPTVYRRIELLDEYDLITDRTLVAEDGNHYKVYESNFESTVISLEDEEYKVRIYREENLPDRFSQLWDELNPE, from the coding sequence GTGGCTGAGGAACAGAGCATCGAGGAGATTCTCGATACGATCGGCGACCAGCACGCGCGCCGTGTACTCGCCGCAATTAGTCGAGAACCGCAGTCGGCGAAGGAACTCGCAGAGGAGTGTGACCTCTCGCTGCCGACGGTGTATCGACGTATCGAACTGCTCGACGAGTACGACCTCATTACCGACCGGACGCTCGTCGCCGAGGACGGAAACCACTACAAGGTGTACGAGTCCAACTTCGAGTCGACGGTCATCTCGCTTGAGGACGAGGAGTACAAAGTACGCATCTATCGGGAGGAGAACCTCCCGGACCGGTTCAGTCAGCTCTGGGACGAGCTGAACCCGGAATGA
- a CDS encoding YbhB/YbcL family Raf kinase inhibitor-like protein yields the protein MRRRHFVQTLGVSALVGSAGCTGQSDDTTSAFEVSSPAFSSGDELPARFTCDGDGVSPPFVIERVPEPTAALAVTAEYDGGVFSQPVFWTLWNVPPEMERIPAGLPREPTLDTLDGARQGTQPPNEPGYEPPCPPAGQPYEHRFQVYALGEKLSIEGGTEQEEASETIANALIASTRLTVDYTHPAATES from the coding sequence ATGCGCCGTCGCCACTTCGTCCAGACACTCGGGGTGTCAGCACTGGTCGGGAGCGCGGGCTGTACCGGGCAGTCGGACGACACAACGTCGGCCTTCGAAGTGTCGAGCCCCGCGTTCAGTTCCGGAGACGAGCTTCCGGCCCGGTTTACCTGCGACGGCGACGGCGTTTCGCCGCCCTTTGTCATTGAGCGCGTCCCGGAACCGACGGCAGCGCTTGCCGTCACAGCCGAGTACGACGGTGGCGTGTTCAGCCAGCCGGTGTTCTGGACGCTGTGGAACGTCCCGCCAGAGATGGAGCGGATTCCAGCCGGACTCCCTCGCGAGCCGACCCTCGATACGCTCGACGGCGCTCGACAGGGAACACAGCCCCCCAACGAGCCGGGGTATGAACCACCGTGTCCACCAGCCGGACAGCCCTACGAACACCGGTTTCAGGTGTACGCACTCGGCGAGAAACTATCTATCGAGGGCGGAACTGAGCAGGAAGAAGCGTCAGAGACCATCGCGAACGCGCTCATCGCAAGCACCCGTCTCACCGTTGACTACACCCACCCGGCTGCGACCGAAAGCTAA
- a CDS encoding PadR family transcriptional regulator → MSGDNLRRVTTGKMQGQNADERVTPLGDTERPESHDPPSRDAITESLLDPVIDDVVDGETAVDDGLVTQSLEEILLAMIAVADGGTHGTGLMEELETQFGAELSPGTVYPRLHELEADGTLQMHELVQTKQYGIADDAAAKEQIATSAYQHLALGLFLHASLDAL, encoded by the coding sequence ATGTCCGGAGACAACCTCCGTCGCGTGACGACGGGCAAGATGCAGGGCCAGAATGCCGATGAGCGAGTGACCCCTCTCGGCGATACAGAGCGCCCGGAATCGCATGACCCACCCAGTCGTGACGCCATTACGGAGTCGCTGTTAGATCCGGTCATTGACGACGTCGTCGACGGCGAGACCGCCGTCGATGACGGTCTAGTCACACAGAGTCTGGAAGAGATCCTACTGGCGATGATCGCAGTCGCCGATGGTGGCACCCACGGAACCGGACTGATGGAGGAACTGGAAACCCAGTTCGGTGCCGAACTGAGTCCGGGGACAGTGTATCCCCGGCTGCACGAGTTAGAAGCGGATGGCACGCTCCAGATGCACGAACTCGTCCAGACGAAACAGTACGGAATCGCGGACGATGCAGCTGCGAAGGAGCAGATCGCAACGTCCGCGTACCAACATCTCGCACTCGGGCTGTTCCTCCATGCGTCGCTCGATGCGCTGTAA
- a CDS encoding UvrD-helicase domain-containing protein, with protein MTDSTTEVVRLFGGPGSGKTTALLDRVDELLEDDDVDFRDVLVVSYTRAAAAEIRERLADRLGLSPRALRGNVCTMHAKAYELLNLSRGDVVGEDDKEAFCEEFGIDYEDEYEGSRRRSARSTTIGNKIIATSQWLQRTRRDVADWYDVPFKWDDEEVRLPPEIDDNAQTGNKYTPTWPTDDDRIDVPSAIRGWRTYKGENDLTGFADMLERVAQRSLLPNVDYLIIDEFQDITTLQYDVYDEWKPHMERVLIAGDDDQVVYAWQGADPDLLLEEVVTQDEVLPNSYRLPSRILNVVNREVRHIEKRQEKDLNPRKEGGRVEAVQNPSMFDLSRNVTRTIEQSDETVMVLFRARYQMFQFIDEFIDNGIPFSCLTDQRMWTDRLTQYVNGLEAVEAEEPLTVLEARRLADMLVDSAFGTGERDELFDALEEIDESHEDEDIADIEIEPDVVQEHVPFLPDAASAGDMLRKVTNFQERTVDAYFTGDYTGMDADRVRVGTIHSAKGREADHVFVATDLTEKVVEQMAATVDQQGIEVPGMEEFTKHTSPIPTLTDNERRVFYVGMSRARERLVLLENLVDGAPTLPIDVLLENEPSDRSIEQLLDDASETLAAD; from the coding sequence ATGACTGATTCGACCACCGAGGTTGTCCGCCTGTTCGGTGGGCCCGGTAGCGGGAAGACGACGGCGCTGCTTGACCGCGTCGACGAACTGCTGGAAGACGACGACGTCGATTTCCGTGACGTACTTGTTGTCTCGTACACACGTGCGGCGGCGGCCGAGATTCGTGAACGGCTCGCAGACCGACTCGGACTGTCCCCTCGCGCTCTCCGCGGGAACGTCTGTACGATGCACGCGAAGGCATACGAACTGCTGAACCTCTCCCGCGGTGACGTTGTCGGTGAGGACGACAAGGAGGCCTTCTGTGAAGAGTTCGGTATCGACTACGAGGACGAGTACGAAGGGTCCCGGCGTCGGTCGGCTCGTTCGACCACCATCGGGAACAAGATCATCGCGACGAGCCAGTGGCTTCAGCGGACCCGACGTGACGTGGCCGACTGGTACGACGTCCCGTTCAAGTGGGACGACGAAGAGGTCCGACTGCCGCCGGAAATCGACGACAACGCACAGACCGGCAACAAGTACACGCCGACCTGGCCGACCGACGACGACCGCATCGATGTGCCAAGCGCCATTCGCGGCTGGCGCACGTACAAAGGCGAGAACGACCTGACTGGCTTCGCCGACATGCTCGAACGGGTCGCCCAGCGCTCGCTGCTCCCCAACGTCGATTACCTCATCATCGACGAGTTTCAGGACATCACGACGCTGCAGTACGACGTGTACGACGAGTGGAAACCCCACATGGAGCGGGTGCTTATCGCCGGCGACGACGATCAGGTCGTCTACGCCTGGCAGGGCGCTGACCCCGACCTCCTGCTCGAGGAAGTCGTCACCCAGGACGAGGTCCTGCCGAACTCCTACCGGCTCCCCTCGCGTATTCTGAACGTCGTCAACCGCGAGGTTCGCCACATCGAGAAACGTCAGGAGAAGGACCTCAATCCCCGCAAGGAGGGTGGCCGCGTCGAGGCGGTCCAGAACCCCTCGATGTTTGATCTCTCCCGGAACGTCACGCGGACCATCGAGCAGTCCGATGAGACGGTGATGGTGCTGTTCCGGGCCCGCTACCAGATGTTCCAGTTCATCGACGAGTTTATCGACAACGGGATTCCGTTCTCCTGTCTCACCGACCAACGGATGTGGACCGACCGGCTCACCCAGTACGTCAACGGGCTCGAAGCCGTCGAAGCCGAGGAACCGCTCACGGTGCTCGAAGCGCGCCGGCTCGCGGATATGCTCGTCGACTCTGCCTTCGGCACGGGCGAACGCGATGAACTCTTCGATGCGCTCGAAGAGATCGACGAGTCCCACGAGGACGAAGACATCGCCGATATCGAAATCGAACCCGACGTGGTTCAGGAGCACGTCCCGTTCCTCCCTGACGCGGCCTCTGCGGGCGACATGCTCCGGAAGGTGACTAACTTCCAAGAGCGGACTGTCGACGCGTACTTCACCGGCGACTACACCGGAATGGACGCCGACCGTGTTCGCGTGGGGACTATCCACTCCGCGAAAGGTCGTGAGGCCGACCACGTGTTTGTCGCGACCGACCTCACGGAGAAGGTTGTTGAGCAGATGGCCGCGACTGTCGACCAGCAGGGTATCGAAGTGCCCGGCATGGAAGAATTCACGAAACACACCAGTCCCATCCCGACGCTGACCGACAATGAACGGCGCGTGTTCTACGTCGGGATGTCCCGCGCCCGTGAACGGCTCGTCCTGCTTGAGAACCTCGTCGACGGCGCGCCGACGCTGCCAATCGACGTGTTGCTGGAGAACGAGCCAAGTGACCGCTCCATCGAGCAACTGCTTGACGACGCCAGCGAAACCCTCGCGGCCGACTGA
- a CDS encoding HVO_0416 family zinc finger protein: MASAPSSDDMFDEFLSQRGHDVDQSGWEESYNKKQCPDCGGLHESTAAQCSVCGWTPVR, translated from the coding sequence ATGGCGTCCGCACCGAGTAGTGACGATATGTTCGACGAGTTCCTCTCCCAGCGTGGCCACGACGTGGACCAGAGTGGTTGGGAAGAGAGCTATAACAAGAAGCAGTGCCCTGATTGCGGCGGTCTTCACGAGTCGACAGCGGCACAGTGCTCGGTGTGTGGCTGGACACCGGTACGGTAA